A stretch of the Litorilinea aerophila genome encodes the following:
- the rlmN gene encoding 23S rRNA (adenine(2503)-C(2))-methyltransferase RlmN: MTNIPLYGTTHPTQTDAAREQAPKRSLLELTQEELADYVKSLGQPAYRARQIWDWIYKRYAADFASMTNLPAALRTRLEAEATVSPLTPIAEVVSADGNTQKVLFQLPDGQSIEAVLMLYERRRTLCISSQAGCGMGCTFCATAQGGLARNLTAGEIVAQVLYFARYLATPHAPPAMEVERPTHVTNIVLMGMGEPMHNYKNVWTALRRLTDPEAFGLGARHITLSTVGLIPMIDRMAEEGLQIGLAVSLHAPNDEIRSQLVPINRRYPVAELLAAVQRYIEKTHRRVTFEYALMRGINDAPELALELAQKLKPLLCHVNVIPLNPIPDSPYQPTSDAETRRFVQILNENGVPATVRLRRGIEINAGCGQLRRAMAA, translated from the coding sequence ATGACCAACATTCCTTTGTACGGTACCACCCATCCAACCCAGACGGACGCAGCCCGGGAGCAGGCCCCAAAACGCTCCCTCCTGGAGCTGACCCAGGAGGAGCTGGCCGATTATGTCAAATCTCTGGGCCAGCCGGCCTACCGGGCCCGGCAGATCTGGGACTGGATCTACAAGCGCTATGCGGCAGACTTTGCCAGCATGACCAACCTGCCGGCCGCGCTGCGAACCCGGCTGGAGGCCGAGGCCACGGTCAGCCCGCTGACACCCATCGCGGAGGTGGTTTCCGCGGACGGGAACACCCAGAAGGTGCTCTTCCAACTGCCGGATGGGCAGAGCATCGAAGCGGTGCTCATGCTCTATGAGCGGCGGCGCACCCTCTGCATCAGCAGCCAGGCCGGCTGTGGCATGGGGTGCACCTTCTGCGCCACGGCCCAGGGCGGCCTGGCCCGCAACCTGACCGCCGGCGAGATCGTGGCCCAGGTGCTCTACTTTGCCCGCTACCTGGCCACCCCCCACGCTCCACCGGCCATGGAGGTGGAGCGGCCGACCCACGTGACCAACATCGTGCTCATGGGTATGGGGGAACCCATGCACAACTACAAAAACGTCTGGACGGCCCTGCGCCGCCTGACGGATCCCGAGGCCTTTGGCCTGGGCGCCCGGCACATCACCCTGAGCACCGTGGGGCTCATCCCCATGATTGACCGCATGGCGGAAGAGGGCCTTCAGATCGGCCTGGCCGTCAGCCTGCACGCGCCCAACGACGAGATCCGCAGTCAGCTAGTGCCCATCAACCGGCGCTACCCCGTGGCAGAGCTGCTGGCCGCGGTCCAGCGCTACATCGAGAAGACCCACCGGCGGGTTACCTTTGAGTATGCGCTCATGCGGGGCATCAACGATGCGCCGGAGCTGGCCCTGGAGCTGGCCCAGAAGCTGAAGCCGCTCCTGTGCCATGTCAACGTGATCCCGTTGAACCCCATTCCCGACAGCCCGTACCAGCCCACCAGCGATGCAGAGACCCGGCGCTTCGTACAAATCCTGAACGAAAATGGCGTGCCGGCTACGGTCCGCCTGCGCCGGGGGATCGAGATCAACGCGGGGTGCGGTCAGTTGCGCCGGGCCATGGCTGCCTGA
- the rpmB gene encoding 50S ribosomal protein L28: MAKCEHCGRGPQFGNNRPWSKKATRRRWNVNIQKVKVLEAGRLVSKRLCTSCIKTLEKA, from the coding sequence ATGGCAAAGTGTGAACATTGTGGCCGGGGACCCCAGTTTGGGAACAACCGCCCGTGGTCCAAAAAGGCGACCCGTCGGCGCTGGAACGTCAACATCCAGAAGGTCAAGGTGCTGGAAGCAGGCCGGTTGGTCTCAAAGCGGCTCTGCACCTCTTGCATTAAGACGCTGGAAAAGGCCTGA
- a CDS encoding ABC transporter substrate-binding protein, translated as MHWNASARTHLFPLLATLVLAALLAACGGPTAPPPAAPSANEPAPAQEASSSTESVATAPVDSGNEAPMLAEKVAAGELPPLEERLPETPLVVEPLEQPGKYGGIWDMAVTGQADANGASGYSIEPWVLYDETCTEWRPNLAESVEVSDDGTEFTFTIRKGHKWSDGEPFTTEDIMFWYEDIAMNPELSPAPPTIIMAGGEPAVFERIDDHTFKVKFAQPNGLFLLNLAYVWGGDIGKAPAHYLKQFHPNYADPDELQAKVDEAGLESWVQLIQDKMGIAINPDLPVLRAWKLTAAGPPWIFERNPYFYKIDPQGRQLPYIDQIRLQAVEDRQMVTLKAIAGELDYQSRNISLSDLPLFMQNREQGDYRVIKAMAEHPMGVTIFPNQNYVGDDEFIYSLITDIRFRKALNLAINREELNELVYLGENAPIEVAFPNLQDEPELFEVYRYDPEAANQLLDEIGLEKDSNGMRLRPDGEPIVLNVDVFSGQTFVDAVELIASYWEDIGIQVSPQEISYDLWWPRIFSFEYPFTAYVKDSIGGLARFTYLRSYAPVSNSTYWAPAWGTWYSSGGTEGVEPPADSPARKAQLLFDEAKVTVDSARQMEILEEIERLDLENVWEILTVGPGPNIKIVKNNFRNVPEVNYCVLHDSDAWAEQYYIDE; from the coding sequence ATGCACTGGAACGCGTCTGCACGAACCCATCTGTTCCCGCTGCTGGCTACCCTGGTGTTGGCCGCGCTGCTGGCAGCCTGTGGCGGCCCCACTGCGCCGCCGCCTGCTGCGCCCTCGGCCAATGAACCGGCCCCCGCCCAGGAAGCATCCAGCAGCACCGAATCCGTGGCTACCGCCCCCGTGGACTCGGGCAACGAGGCCCCCATGTTGGCGGAAAAGGTGGCGGCCGGCGAGCTGCCCCCCCTGGAAGAGCGGCTCCCCGAGACGCCCCTGGTGGTGGAACCCCTGGAGCAGCCCGGCAAGTACGGCGGCATCTGGGACATGGCCGTGACCGGCCAGGCCGACGCCAACGGCGCCAGCGGCTACTCCATAGAACCGTGGGTCCTCTACGACGAGACCTGCACCGAGTGGCGCCCCAACCTGGCCGAGTCAGTGGAAGTCTCCGACGACGGCACCGAATTCACCTTCACCATCCGCAAGGGCCACAAGTGGTCCGACGGCGAGCCCTTCACCACCGAAGACATCATGTTCTGGTATGAGGACATCGCCATGAATCCCGAGCTGTCGCCGGCGCCGCCCACCATCATCATGGCCGGCGGCGAGCCCGCCGTCTTCGAGCGCATCGACGACCACACTTTCAAGGTGAAGTTCGCCCAGCCCAACGGCCTCTTCCTGCTCAACCTGGCCTACGTCTGGGGTGGGGACATCGGCAAGGCGCCGGCCCACTATCTGAAACAGTTCCACCCCAACTACGCGGACCCGGACGAGCTGCAGGCAAAAGTGGACGAGGCCGGCCTGGAATCCTGGGTACAGCTCATCCAGGACAAGATGGGCATCGCCATCAACCCGGACCTGCCGGTGCTGCGGGCCTGGAAGCTCACCGCCGCCGGGCCGCCCTGGATCTTTGAGCGCAACCCCTACTTCTACAAGATCGATCCCCAGGGCCGCCAGCTCCCCTACATCGACCAGATCCGCCTGCAGGCTGTGGAAGATCGCCAGATGGTCACCCTCAAGGCCATCGCCGGCGAACTGGACTACCAGAGCCGCAACATCAGCCTGAGCGACCTGCCCCTCTTCATGCAGAACCGGGAGCAGGGCGACTATCGGGTCATCAAGGCCATGGCCGAACATCCCATGGGCGTGACCATCTTCCCCAATCAGAACTACGTGGGGGACGACGAGTTCATCTACAGCCTCATCACCGACATCCGCTTCCGCAAGGCCCTGAACCTGGCCATCAACCGGGAAGAGCTCAACGAGCTGGTCTACCTGGGCGAGAATGCCCCCATCGAGGTGGCTTTCCCCAACCTCCAGGACGAGCCCGAGCTCTTCGAGGTCTACCGCTACGACCCAGAGGCAGCCAACCAACTGCTGGATGAAATCGGTCTGGAGAAGGATAGCAACGGCATGCGCCTGCGCCCGGATGGCGAGCCCATCGTCCTGAACGTGGATGTCTTCTCCGGCCAGACCTTCGTGGACGCGGTGGAGCTCATCGCCAGCTACTGGGAGGACATCGGCATCCAGGTCTCGCCCCAGGAGATCAGCTACGATCTCTGGTGGCCCCGGATCTTCTCCTTCGAATACCCCTTCACCGCCTACGTGAAGGACAGCATCGGCGGGCTGGCCCGATTCACCTACCTGCGCTCCTATGCCCCGGTCTCCAACAGCACCTACTGGGCGCCGGCCTGGGGAACCTGGTACAGCAGCGGCGGCACGGAAGGCGTGGAGCCGCCGGCCGACAGCCCCGCGCGCAAGGCCCAGCTCCTCTTCGACGAGGCCAAGGTCACCGTGGACTCGGCCCGTCAGATGGAGATCCTGGAGGAGATCGAGCGGCTAGACCTGGAGAACGTCTGGGAAATTTTGACGGTGGGGCCCGGCCCCAACATCAAGATCGTCAAGAACAACTTCCGCAACGTGCCCGAGGTCAACTACTGCGTGCTGCATGACTCGGACGCCTGGGCCGAACAGTACTACATCGACGAATAG